In a single window of the Halopiger xanaduensis SH-6 genome:
- a CDS encoding IclR family transcriptional regulator, which produces MNEPDQGNSDRRIQSLERGFEVLEYLYREGETTVSELAAALDLSTSTAHIYLKTLSDLGYVKKAASKYSLSHRFLRFGTKTRKQADIYQAALSEVDKLADETNEVSALGVPERGKRVLLYKSESSEAVYDNPPAGEYTYMHWTALGKAILGHLPRDRVEEIIDQHGLPARTQQTITEESELFDELATINETGYAVEDEERWNGIRSVAVPILDNETVVGSISVSGPKNRFDRDRIESELVTDLMQSKNVIEVRLAHE; this is translated from the coding sequence ATGAACGAGCCCGATCAAGGAAACTCCGACCGGCGAATCCAATCGCTCGAACGGGGGTTCGAGGTACTCGAGTACCTCTACCGGGAAGGGGAGACCACCGTCTCCGAGCTGGCGGCTGCGCTAGATCTATCGACGAGCACGGCTCATATCTATTTGAAAACGCTCAGTGATCTCGGCTACGTGAAAAAAGCGGCGTCGAAATACTCGCTCAGCCACCGCTTTCTTCGATTCGGTACAAAGACGCGAAAGCAGGCGGATATCTATCAAGCGGCGCTCTCAGAAGTCGATAAACTGGCCGACGAAACGAACGAAGTTTCCGCACTCGGCGTTCCGGAGCGGGGAAAACGAGTCCTGTTATACAAGTCGGAGAGTTCCGAGGCAGTATACGATAATCCGCCAGCGGGCGAGTACACGTACATGCATTGGACCGCGCTCGGAAAAGCGATACTCGGTCACTTGCCGCGCGATCGGGTCGAAGAAATAATCGATCAACACGGACTCCCCGCCAGAACCCAACAGACGATCACGGAAGAGTCCGAACTGTTTGACGAGTTAGCGACGATCAACGAAACCGGGTACGCCGTCGAAGACGAAGAGCGGTGGAACGGGATTCGGTCGGTTGCAGTGCCGATCCTCGATAACGAAACTGTCGTCGGCTCAATTTCTGTCTCAGGTCCGAAAAATAGATTCGACCGAGATCGGATCGAATCCGAATTAGTCACCGATCTTATGCAGTCAAAAAACGTAATTGAAGTCAGATTAGCGCACGAATGA
- a CDS encoding IclR family transcriptional regulator: MTDSRPRPVKTTKTSFAIVRAIRDTDGATLSELADRLDLAKSTIHNHLHTLVDEGFLVREGDAYHVGLEFLPFGEHARHRNPLYAPARRRVYSLAEQTGNEADFIVEENGRAYSLEYALSESTRGVSESSPFRAGNRFHMHNCASGKAMLAAMSEDHVRSILDRWGLPATTEQTITSESTLFEELETIRRRGYAVNDEELIEGYRSIGAAVTGPDGDVLGAFTVGGPTYRMAVDDDSTAATGRLLLDEVDALKDDVF; encoded by the coding sequence ATGACTGACAGTCGGCCGCGCCCGGTCAAGACGACGAAAACGTCGTTCGCGATCGTCCGTGCGATTCGCGACACCGACGGTGCGACGCTGAGCGAGCTGGCCGATCGCCTCGACCTGGCCAAGAGCACCATCCACAACCACCTCCACACGCTGGTCGACGAGGGCTTTCTCGTTCGCGAGGGCGACGCGTATCACGTCGGACTCGAGTTCCTCCCGTTCGGCGAACACGCGCGCCACCGGAACCCCCTGTATGCGCCGGCGCGTCGACGCGTCTACTCGCTCGCCGAGCAGACGGGCAACGAGGCCGACTTCATCGTGGAGGAAAACGGCCGCGCCTACTCGCTCGAGTACGCGCTTAGCGAGTCGACGCGCGGCGTTTCGGAATCGAGCCCGTTCCGAGCCGGCAACCGGTTTCACATGCACAACTGCGCCTCGGGAAAGGCGATGTTAGCTGCCATGTCCGAAGATCACGTTCGATCGATCCTCGATCGCTGGGGACTGCCCGCGACGACCGAGCAGACGATCACCAGTGAATCGACGCTGTTCGAGGAACTCGAGACGATTCGACGCCGCGGATACGCTGTTAATGACGAAGAACTGATCGAGGGATATCGGTCAATCGGAGCGGCGGTCACGGGCCCGGATGGCGATGTCCTCGGTGCGTTCACCGTCGGCGGCCCGACGTACCGTATGGCCGTCGACGACGACTCGACTGCGGCAACCGGCCGGCTGTTACTGGACGAAGTCGACGCGCTGAAAGACGACGTGTTCTAA
- a CDS encoding aldehyde dehydrogenase family protein: protein MSQQTTAQPDRHYIDGEWTTGAGDETFESKNPATGETLRTFHRGTEADVDAALEAADEAQKEWRALSHIDRAEYLWDIYHELRERTDELGEIVTKECGKEISEGKADVVEAAHMVEWAAGNARHPHGDVVPSEIASKDAYMRRKPRGVIGCITPWNFPVAIPFWHMAVSLVEGNTVVWKPAEQTPWCAQIVAEMFEDAGIPDGVFNMVQGFGDAGEAIVEDERVDTVLFTGSAEVGQQVARSVAEQPGKLAACEMGGKNAVVITDEADLDTAVHSAVMSSFKTTGQRCVSSERLIVHEDIYDEFKARFVDVAENIAVGDPLEEDTFMGPLVEGEHKEKVLEYNELARNEDVDVLVDRDELDDDEIPDGHEDGHWVGPFVYEADHEADLRCTQEEVFGPHVALMEYSGDIEDAVEIHNDTEYGLAGAIISENYREINYYRDNAEVGLAYGNLPCIGAEVHLPFGGVGKSGNGYPSGREVIEAVTERTAWTLNNSKEIEMAQGLSADVTTKDD from the coding sequence ATGAGTCAGCAGACCACGGCCCAGCCCGACCGACACTACATCGACGGCGAGTGGACGACTGGCGCGGGCGACGAGACGTTCGAGAGCAAGAATCCGGCGACCGGCGAGACGCTCCGCACGTTCCACCGCGGGACCGAAGCCGACGTCGATGCGGCCCTCGAGGCCGCGGACGAAGCGCAAAAGGAGTGGCGCGCACTCTCGCACATCGACCGCGCGGAGTACCTCTGGGACATCTACCACGAGCTGCGCGAGCGGACGGACGAACTCGGCGAGATCGTCACCAAGGAGTGCGGCAAGGAGATTTCCGAGGGGAAGGCCGACGTCGTCGAGGCCGCTCACATGGTCGAGTGGGCCGCCGGCAACGCTCGCCACCCCCACGGGGACGTCGTCCCGTCCGAGATCGCGAGCAAGGACGCGTACATGCGCCGCAAGCCCCGCGGCGTGATCGGCTGTATCACGCCGTGGAACTTCCCGGTCGCCATCCCGTTCTGGCATATGGCCGTCTCGCTGGTCGAGGGCAACACCGTCGTCTGGAAGCCCGCCGAGCAGACGCCGTGGTGCGCCCAGATCGTCGCCGAGATGTTCGAGGACGCCGGCATTCCCGACGGCGTCTTCAACATGGTGCAGGGCTTCGGCGACGCCGGCGAGGCCATCGTCGAGGACGAGCGCGTCGACACCGTCCTGTTTACGGGATCGGCCGAGGTCGGCCAGCAGGTCGCCCGCTCCGTCGCCGAGCAGCCCGGCAAGCTCGCAGCCTGCGAGATGGGCGGGAAGAACGCCGTCGTCATTACCGACGAGGCCGACCTCGATACGGCCGTCCACTCGGCGGTCATGTCGAGCTTCAAGACGACCGGCCAGCGCTGCGTCTCGAGCGAGCGCCTGATCGTCCACGAGGATATCTACGACGAGTTCAAAGCACGGTTCGTCGACGTCGCCGAGAACATCGCCGTCGGCGACCCGCTCGAGGAGGATACCTTCATGGGACCGCTCGTCGAGGGCGAGCACAAGGAGAAGGTCCTCGAGTACAACGAACTCGCCCGCAACGAGGACGTCGACGTACTCGTCGACCGGGACGAACTGGACGACGACGAGATTCCGGACGGCCACGAGGACGGCCACTGGGTCGGCCCGTTCGTCTACGAGGCCGATCACGAGGCCGACCTCCGCTGTACACAGGAGGAGGTCTTCGGTCCCCACGTCGCCCTTATGGAATACTCCGGCGACATCGAGGACGCCGTCGAGATCCACAACGACACCGAATACGGACTGGCGGGCGCGATCATCTCCGAGAACTACCGCGAGATCAACTACTACCGCGACAACGCCGAGGTCGGGCTCGCCTACGGGAACTTGCCGTGTATCGGCGCGGAGGTCCACCTGCCCTTCGGCGGCGTCGGCAAGTCCGGCAACGGCTACCCGAGCGGCCGCGAAGTGATCGAAGCCGTCACCGAACGAACCGCTTGGACGCTGAACAACTCCAAGGAGATCGAGATGGCCCAGGGCCTCTCCGCGGACGTCACGACGAAAGACGACTAA
- a CDS encoding helix-turn-helix domain-containing protein, with protein MSSTSSTTTAAGATDGTRLTLEIWHPDCWGIQATEAVDAGLLIHTVHRTVDETVKGHFTVYADTTAQLDEFVAFADESPLTRSAVELGGRPASTAPNPGNATRELFVEYEPEHSISDTLVSHGFIHDASVRVEGGVEHWPVFVADDRSQVRDRLETIRAETDAEITVSKIGSADGGGGSTDSGPVDRLDRLTPRQRDAFELACERNYYAWPREINTRELADELGVSKTTLLEHLRKAEAKLLNPDAA; from the coding sequence ATGAGTAGTACGAGTTCGACGACGACAGCGGCGGGAGCGACGGACGGGACTCGGCTGACGCTCGAGATCTGGCATCCGGACTGCTGGGGGATTCAGGCGACGGAAGCCGTCGACGCCGGCCTGCTCATCCACACCGTCCACCGGACCGTCGACGAGACCGTCAAGGGACACTTCACCGTGTACGCCGACACGACGGCCCAACTCGACGAGTTCGTCGCCTTCGCCGACGAGTCGCCCCTGACGCGCTCGGCGGTCGAACTCGGTGGGCGACCGGCCAGTACGGCGCCGAATCCGGGTAATGCGACTCGCGAGTTGTTCGTCGAGTACGAGCCCGAACACAGTATCAGCGACACGCTCGTTTCCCACGGCTTCATCCACGACGCGTCGGTCCGCGTCGAAGGCGGCGTCGAACACTGGCCGGTCTTCGTCGCCGACGATCGCTCGCAGGTTCGGGACCGCCTCGAGACGATCCGCGCCGAGACCGACGCCGAGATCACGGTCAGCAAGATCGGCTCGGCCGACGGGGGCGGGGGATCGACGGACTCGGGGCCGGTCGATCGCCTCGACCGTCTCACGCCGCGCCAACGAGACGCGTTCGAACTCGCCTGCGAACGGAACTACTACGCCTGGCCCCGCGAGATCAACACGCGCGAACTCGCCGACGAACTCGGCGTCTCGAAGACGACGCTGCTCGAGCACCTCCGAAAGGCGGAGGCGAAACTTCTCAATCCCGACGCCGCGTGA